The nucleotide sequence AATGGGTTTTCCTCGGATGTTATATTATTCGGAAATGAAATCTCCACAGTATGATTCTCTGTGTAAAAAATACTTCCATAATGAAAATGTAAGTTAATCTAATTACTagctattttttgtttatttgtttaattctGAAACTTATATTTTTTGTTATATAATAGTTGTATAATTTGATCGAGGTGACACCATTTTATTCCTATTGAAGAAGATACAGAGCCTATTAGTGTGCATGAGACAATTTCTCAAGATCAAAGTTCAATGCCTTCTTCCATACAATTTGATGAAGCCATGCTTAAGGAAATTGTTAAAGTAGGTTTTCTGCCCTTGAATAGCATtagttttttatttgattattttttgcttaagagacttttttgtttttatagtGTTTGATTCAAAGATTATCAGAGAGTTTTAAAAAGGATCTGCATGCTGAAGTTACTATAATAAAACAGAAAATATTTGTATTAGAAAAAAGATTCAAAATGATATCAAGGTAATATCACTAATTTCAGTTAGTCTAAGTTTAGGACCTTGtgcccttaacttttgaacttgtaactcaaagttaaggactgcatgtccttaacttttttacttgtaagtctaagttcaggaccatcTATCTTGaatttttgaacttgaaacttgaagttcaggaccattgtccttaacttttgaacttggaattcaaagttaaggactgcctgtccttaacttttgaacttgaaacttgaagttaatgacctattgtccttaacttttgatcTTGTAACTATAAGTTAATGATTGCCTgcccttaatttttgaacttgaaacttgaagtttaggaccaagtgtccttaacatttgaacttgtaagtgtaagttcaggaccatctgtcctgaacttttgaacttgaaacttgaagtacagggccaagtgtccttaacttttcaatttgaaacttgaagttcaggaccaagtgtccttaactttttaacttggaattcaaagttaaggactgcatgtccttaacttttaaacttgttactctaagttaaggattgcctgtccttaacttctttgcttgtaacttgaagtttaggactacctgtccttaactttctAACTTAGTTTCTTTCACAGGATTTAAAGAAAAGTCTAGGATCAAAGTTTGATACTTTGTTGAAGATTTATGTGAAACCTGATGAAAGGAACATAGAGAGAGAATCTAGTGTTCCAATTACTAAAGATGGAGTTGATGATCATTGTCATGGTACAGAACCTACTGTTACAATTAACAAAGATGCAGGTACTGATGAATGTGATGATATGGATGTGCATGCAGAAGTTCAGTATGAAAGAGATTATAGAGATGCACATCTAGATGATGAAACTGATATCGACATTGAAATTGGGAAAGGTTAGATatagattttgaatttttcattgaaATTTATATTCAATAGCGTAATACATATAAACTTTTTTTGTGAttaaaaatatttgtataatCTATTGATGGAGTGGAAGTTCAAAATGTAGTAGAATGTCAAGATCAGGAAAATCCAAAAGAGACATGAATAACAGAAAAAATTTGTTAATGTGGAGTGCAATCTTAGGATTTAGAAAGTCCATTGGGAACAAGTGTCAGTGAAATTGTATGCAAATGTTTAGAAGTAACATATGATATGCCTATACCTCTCTcatataaagagaaatttggagTTCAAAATTATGCCAATCAAGGTTAGATAAAATTTTCATGATATGTTGAATGTTAGTTTTAGTGAACTATTAGAATGGGTATTAATTATAATTGTTACAGAATCTTTTGAAGCTGCAAAAGAAGAAGCTGGAGTGGAGTATCAAGAGAAAAATGGAGTATAATCTCAAGACCTAGAAAATACCGAAGGAACAAGCATAAGTGAGATTGTTTCCAAATGCATAGATGGAACATGTGATCTCTCTACACCTCGCTCTCTTACCGACAATATTGGAAGCCAAAAAATACTAGTGAAGATAATGATTTAACTGGGATGATCTTGACAATTGCAAACGGTTagacaatatttttttaaaattttatacatGTTTGTTTTAATCAAATATTAGTAACAAGTACTAATTATGTTATCTCTTGTAAATATTTTGTAGAATCTTGTGAACTTACAACTGAAGAACATGGAGGACAgttgcaagataaagaaaatgtgcagctggaagataaagaaaatgcAACCAATATGTCAACTCAATTGTCTGTTGAAATAACACAAGAAGGTAGTGTGAACAAGACATGTATTGATTGTGTCCTAAATATTATATTCATAATTAAAAATGCCAgtacatttcaaaaataatgttCTTAGTTTTTGTCTCTTCATTTGACGACTTGCAgcaaactaatatatatatagtgCTGTCTGCAGAGTAAAACATAGATGAAGCTCTTAACCAATATACtaggaaaagaaagagagatagTATTGGTTATGATGGTCCGTAATTTTCTATTCTTACTCCTACTCCTCCAATTACACAAATGAGCATTGATGGGGGTTTGTCTATGGAGGTTGAAAGAAATGTTAAAGAAGAGCTTGGTCGAGGTAAAAGGAATAAGAAGCTTAGTAGGCAATTGAAATCTCCTTTTGATcaggaaagaaaaataggaacatcgATGGCGCACAATGAAAATACTCCCAAGAGTTCGGGCTGGATAAAATCAACATATACTTGTAGATGTATTTTTCATTATGCCAAAGATGATGCATAATTATTGAAGAACTTCATTGGGTGGTTgggaaaggagaaaaggaaaggtTGCAAAATATAGTAAGTCCCTTAATGTATTTCATTATTTGTTAATTGCTTAAATTCGTGTCCTTaacttgtaattttaaatttagGACTATGTGTATTGATATTGAAATTCCTAAAGTTAAGTGTCGTTAACTTTTGTGATTGTAAGTCTAAGTTTAGGACCAaatttccttaacttttgaatttggaaatcaaagttaaggaccaagtgtccttaacttttcaacttggaattcaaagttcaggaccaagtgtcctgaacttttgaacttgtaagccAAAGTTCATGACCATGTGTCcgtaacttttgaacttgtaagtcaaagtttaggaccaagtgtcctcaACTTTTGAAGTTGAAAGTCTAAGTCCAGGACCATGtgtgaacttgaaacttgaagttcaggactaattgtccttaacttttgaagtTGGAACTATAAGTTAAGTagtgtctgtccttaacttttatacTTGGTAGTCTaagttaaggacaaagtgtcctgaacttgtaagtcaaagttgAGGACCATGTGTCcctaacttttgaacttgaaactcaaacttcaggaccaagtgtccttaacttttcaacttgaaactcaaacttcaggaccaagtgtccttaacttttcaacttgaaagtctaagttcaggactaacttctaactttgatattttcaaaattttcaggggacaaactgatatatatgttgatgataatggtgtgagaaagaatccatacaaattgtatcatcaaaaaatcagtagcaaaatgtTCTTCCTTGAGCTTTCAGATAGTAGTTTTGTACTGATGATAAGGTTTGATAATTCGCAAggcatttattttctttattcttagtttatcattttttaattattttatgactgatggatttgttttatttttttcctttttatgaaGCATATTGACATTGTCCTATATTATCTGAAAGAAGGAATGCTACCACCCTCGCGACTATCCTTTTCGTTACACAACTACAAATATACTTTTTGATAACTATATGGTGCTTGTGTATAAAGATTTCAATGAAGATGCTGTAGATGAATTTTGGTGTGGTGATAATCAATTGTTTCTGACAACATATGTGTGGGGTGACAGTCGTAGATATGGAATTGCTTGGACAGAGGTTGACAAAATCTTTTTTCCACGTCGGCTTCCTTCAGAAGATGATAATGCTGTGACACATTTTCTTTTGGGGGTATTGGACTTGAATGAGAAAAAAGATTAATGTGTATGATTCCATATATAGTGAGCCATATGAGGCAGGAATGAATCACATTGAAATGTATGCACACATGATCCCCCACTTGCTAAAGTTCTCACAGTTTGACAAACATCACAAGTCTTTTGGAAATGCATTCAACAAATTTGATATTCAGTGACAAAGATCACCACACCAAACTGGATTGTACGTGTTGTTATTTgttatataatttatatgtacTTTAGATTTATTGTTTAATTGACTCCATATCTTACATTTTTCTTAGGATTGATTGTGGTGCATTCCTAATCAAGTATGTGGAGTTATTGATGATGGGAAAGGATGTGCAGAAATTCCAAGCTAAAGACATAAAAGACTTTAGAAAAGAACTTGCAGCAAATCTTTGGGCACATGGAGAGTGGAAAAGAAATTCTGGTTATGATACACCACCAGAAAATATTGGCGGCGACTATGATAGTGAAAATGAAACTTTATGTCCAAAGGAGCTGTGGTTTAGTTGTAAAGAAAGTTAGTTGTGGttgattttttatataaaattgttGTAAAGAATCCATATGAATTTTGAAGTATCCTGTAAAATCCTCAAAAggaacttttattttgtttgcaTAGCATAATATTTTGTCACAGCTATGCAAAATTACAATTTCAGAAGTAATATGAAGGCATCATGTtattaatttctttgtttctgtCAAGTATTGATTTGTCCATTGAGCTAGTTAGTAttagttcaggaccaagtgtaaTTGAActttaaggaccaagtgtcctaaACTTTTGAACTTATAAGTCAAAGTTCAGGAgcatgtgtccttaacttttgaacttgaaactgcaacttcaggaccaagtgttcttaacttttgaacttgaaactcaaacttcgggaccaagtgtccttaacttttgaacttgaaagtctaagttcaggaccatgtgtcctcaacttttgaaattgaatccttaacttttgaacttggaactcaaacttcAGAACTAAATGTCCTTATTTTTTGTACTTggaactgtaagttaaggaccaaacatccttaacttttcaacttgtaagtcaaagttaaggattgcatgtccttaacttttgaacttgaaactcaaagttaaggactgtctgtctttaacttttgaacttgtaagtcaaagttaaggacagcatgtccttaacttttgaacttgaaactcaaagttaaggactgtctgtctttaacttttgaacttgtaagtcaaagttaaggacagacagtccttaacttttgaactttgaactcaaagttaaggactgtctgtccttaacttttgaactttgaactcaaacttaaggactgcatgtccttaacttttgaaactgtaagtcaaacttaaggactgtctgtccttaacttttgaactttgaactcaaaagaaacaaaaagaacgTAAGCAGaaagaaattttgaaaattcAGACATCTGCTCAAATAAGAATAATCTAAAtgaatccaatttatagcaaaaaCTTAAAAGAGTCGATAAACATAAGTGGATATATCTACTATTCTCTATGCTTTCTTGAAAATGGATGGACTGCCGAAGAATATATACAAACTGTTCTATTATGACCAATTCTTCAGCAACGACCACATTtgcatgttatttttgatgactcGGTGACTTTGAAATCTAGAGGTTTAACAATTTGTGACTTAACACTCTCTGGTACAATCCAAGAATTAGTATGTCCTACAGGATGTATTTGTCTTTCATATGTTTTCACCCAAGATTCCTTTAAGTACCCATGCGAGCAAAAGTTAGACTTCTTGATGTTTCTCTTCTCGATAGATGCAATTGCATGTATGCATGATAATTCATCAAATTGAAACTGAAAACAGTCACATGTTGTTTTGTTTAAGTCCACCAAGAAAGTTattccttcttcttcaactctagaACGCCATGAATCAACATGGAAGACCTTCAAtgttgaaaaattataagttagtatattatgttaaattatattaaaatcatAACCTAAACATAGAACATAATACTTACATTCAAAGTAAATGTTAAAtctctctttttcttcaattcctcctATAGCCAACAAGAAACATCATAAAAAGTTCCTTCggcttcatttcttctttcataaaacCAACGTTGTATCTTCACTTGAATGAAATCCATCATTCTTAATATAGGCACCTCCTTGCTTCTAATAGGACAAAATTCATTGACTCAACTATgtttgttgtgagcatgtcataTCTTCATCGTGGTCTACAAGAACGTGCCCACCTTTCCGGTGGTTCTTCCATCAAGTAGTCATAAGTCTTCTTATCTACTTTTGATATATCTGACATGTATAGATCAAATTCTTTGCACCTGTATACTCTTGCAGCACTTTGAAAAAGTTTTATGACTTCACTTTTCACTTTCCTTCGCTTTAGGTTCTGCTTCAACTGATAGATACAAATCCCATGATGGCTTTCAAGATATACCTTTGCAATGCCATATGCAATAGCTTGATGCTTgtctgataaaaaaattaaattctcacGGCTCCTAATTGCATTGCGAAGCTGACTAAAGTACCACTCATAGGAATTATTATTTTCAGATTCTGCTATTCCAAAGGCTAGTGAGAAAATTTGGTTATTTGCATCCTTTGAAACTGAAATTATTAAAACACCACGAAATTTTGACTTCAAAAACGTTGCATCAATAGCAATCACTAGTCTACAATGATTCCAACCAGATATTGATGATCTatatgcataaaacatataaagaaacctgAAAATACAATATAAAACAAGGTTAACAGAAGTTAAGTacaggtagtcctgaacttcAGGTTACAAAgcaaaaagttaaggacatcttGAAGTTAGACTAACAAGGTCAAAAGTTAAGGACgagcagtccttaacttacagttacaagttataaagttaaggacatccAATCCTGAGCTTCAGGTTACAAGCTCAAAAATTAACTGGTTAAAGACATCATGTCCTAAATTTTATAAAACGGACTAGAAAACCTTTTTTTGATTGTTTACCTATTGTTGTCGTCTATCTTTATGTTAGTATATGTTCCCGGGTTTTTACTTCTCATCATATACAAGTATGAAGACAATAACTCATAATTCTCTTCAGGAGTTCCTCTTATTAAAGCGGAAGCAAGTTGAATAGCACACCACGCCTTGTGATACCCAATGTCTAGTCCATGCAATTTTTGCATTTCTACCATGACAAAAGCTAGTGTAACTTCAAACCTTGGGTCTCGAAGATTGTCGATAATGTAACCACTAATCAACTTTGAAGTTGCATGCCTTTGATTAGCTTTCATAGTGTTAACAGAgcagtcatgatttttctcaaTCTTTACTATCTTGAACAGTGTTGAATCTTTAATTCTGAAAGCACACACACACCACCCACACCTATCATCATTGCATTTCAACGAATATCTTCTTGAGCTTGATCTAACAACCTTGAATTCAAAATGTCCTTTAATTGCTATATTTGAAAAACAGTTAATTATACTCTTCTTTTTGTCCAATATTGATCCCACTTTTATTTCATCCAACAAAGCATTTTCTCTTAATATCATTTGGGGAttctttttgtttcaaatttgaCCTTCGTCTAGTTAGTTGAGTAGAGATTTTTTCAGCAACTTCTTTGATTACTGGTGCACTCTCTAAGACTTGAATACCCAAAGCTTATTCGTTGTCAATCTCTATAATGCGttgtccttctacttgaatagaaTCAAATGTTTGAAGCACCTCTTCAATTATTGGTTGAGCTTCAACCATATCTATTTCCATTATCTGTCGGCATTTGTTTTGATTATCATGTTGAGTTTCTCTGTTGACATGTGTTTGTAGCACCTCTTCAGTTATTGGTTGAGCTTCAAACATATCTATTTCCATTATCTGTTGGCATTTATTTTGATTGTCATGTTGAGTTTCTCTGTTGACATGTTCAAAGGTGCTTGTTGATCCAAAAACTCTTTccgaaatatcaacaaggaaacGATAACCCTTGAAGAGTGAATGAGTTTTTAGTAACTCTATACATGTGTGAAGATCTAAATCTTCAGATACAAGCATTCCCTTGCTTGTTCCAAGGTTGATATCAAACCTTATCACTACTTCAAACTTGTCTCTATCCAATTCAATAACTTCAAATATCTATttaatgaaatcttcaaaccGAATTGCCTCAGGTACTAGAACAAGCTTTGTTTGATGATCAAGATACTTATAGTCTTCAGTCCATCTACCATTAAGAGCAACTATAATGCATACTGTTTCCATCCTGCAAGTCAAGAGAATGGGAAACTCAGGACATATTTTATAGAGCAATCTTTGTATAGTTAAGAACGGGTACTGTAAGTTCAAGAccaagttaaggaccaagtgtccttaacttttgaacttggaattcaaattttaggaccaagtgtccttaacttatgaacTTGTAACttaaagttcaggaccaagtgtccttaagttatgaacttcaaactgTAAGTAAAGGaacaagtgtccttaacttttgaacttggaattcaaagtgaaggaccaagtgtccttaacttttgaacttgaaacttgaagttaaggactgcctgtccttaactttttaacttggaactctaagttaaggaccaagtgtccttaactatTCAACATGCAAGTCAAAGTTCAGGATGAAGTGTccttaactattgaacttgaaacttgaagttaaggactgtctgtctaTAACTATTGAAcatgtaactctaagttcaggaccaagtgtccttaacttttgaacttgaaacttgaagttaaggactgcctgtccttaactttttaacttgtaactctaagttaaggaccaagttttcttaaatattgaacatgtaagtcaaagttcaggaccaagtgtcctgaacttttcaac is from Nicotiana tabacum cultivar K326 chromosome 18, ASM71507v2, whole genome shotgun sequence and encodes:
- the LOC107770395 gene encoding uncharacterized protein LOC107770395; the encoded protein is MILRENALLDEIKVGSILDKKKSIINCFSNIAIKGHFEFKVVRSSSRRYSLKCNDDRCGWCVCAFRIKDSTLFKIVKIEKNHDCSVNTMKANQRHATSKLISGYIIDNLRDPRFEVTLAFVMVEMQKLHGLDIGYHKAWCAIQLASALIRGTPEENYELLSSYLYMMRSKNPGTYTNIKIDDNNRFLYMFYAYRSSISGWNHCRLVIAIDATFLKSKFRGVLIISVSKDANNQIFSLAFGIAESENNNSYEWYFSQLRNAIRSRENLIFLSDKHQAIAYGIAKVYLESHHGICIYQLKQNLKRRKVKSEVIKLFQSAARVYRCKEFDLYMSDISKVDKKTYDYLMEEPPERSKEEELKKKRDLTFTLNVFHVDSWRSRVEEEGITFLVDLNKTTCDCFQFQFDELSCIHAIASIEKRNIKKSNFCSHGYLKESWVKTYERQIHPVGHTNSWIVPESVKSQIVKPLDFKVTESSKITCKCGRC